AATATGGAAGCAAAAAATTATTTAGAATTGAAAAAGTCTGAAGATGATAAGAGAATGAAGGATATTTGCCTTTTACCATTAGGTTTAGCAACTATTAATGATGGGGATTATAAAGCAAATACATTTATGAATGAAATTTTAGATTTAGGAGATAGCGAGGACATAGACAATATTGTTAGGGCATTTAGAGTATTTCGTATTCTTGCATTAAAAAACAATCTTAGAAAGAATGATTCTAGAATTTTGATTGAAAAAATTTCAGAAAATTATATGGATGATGCAATAAAATTAGCAACAGAAGTATTTGCTCATGAGCAGGGTATTCCAGCAGAATCAATTGTAATTGATGCTGATTTAAAACCAATCTGGTGGTGTGCAAGAGTAGGAGAAGATATTATTGGAGTTGTTGCAACATGGAAAGAAAAAGATAAATGGAAATGGGGAAGATTTGCTATTGATAAGAGACTACGAGGTCTAGGTATTGGTCAGAGAATGGCTATTTATTCATTAAAAGAAATTTTTAGACAATATACGGACGAGTTATATATTGAAGCAAGAGAAGTAACTGTAAATATGTTAATAAAATTTGGATGTAAAGTTATTGGAGAAGCAGAAGATTTTTATGGCGAACCCATAACACCAATATTATTAAATAAAGAATTGTTTGATGAACATTTGAAAAGTTACATCAATGTATGAAAGTAATGAAGAAAAAATGTAAAAATATTGCTTAAAAACATGGTGTAATTAATTCATAAAGGTAAAATAAAGTGACACAGCAGTAGAATAAAAGCAAAAACAGCGACAAGGCATAAAATGGTGAATTATGTCTTGGCGCTGTTTTTATATGCTGATATACCACATATTAGTTTCATAATATATAATTTCACTTACCTTGAATCTGTTGACAGGATGTTGTTATTACCGAAATGAGTAAGAAGAAAGAATTCTGTATATATTCAAATATGTTTAATGCTACTTAGAGTTATCTTGACTTATTAATGGTATCCTTATAACGAAGTCCATGGCTAACAATAGTGAAGAATTAAAAGAATTAAATACGCACAGGAGTAGAAGAATTAGTGAAAAAACTCAATACTATTAGTATTAAAAGTACATTTTAAAGCATGAAAGGAATATTTTAGTGAGTAAAAGGAATATTTTAGATAAAATAAAGCAAATACTGAAAGTATTTGCTTTTAATGCATGATTTTCTATCTTTGGAGCAATATGTATTTACATAGTTTTAAGAGTGTGTAAATATGTAATTGTAGATAGCGGTAATGCAAAATAAATAGATATAGACGATTAGTTACCGAATGTATTATTATGTAATTCATCTTATAGAAGGAATTGAGTTTATGAGTAATAGAGAAATTATTAAAAAATTATTTTTATTATTTAAACCATATAGAAAAAATATTACTTTAATAATTATTGGATTAATAATTTCTTCATTGGTAAGTTTAGTAATACCTTTTCTTAGTAAAAGTATCATGGATGATGGATTTTTAAAATCAGACATAAAAAAGATTATGTTTATTTCTACGCTTTTACTTATAGCAATTACAGTTGATAACATAATATTATTGTTTAGAGAATATCTTAGAGTTAATCTACATTCTAAGATAAAATATACATTATTTGAAAAAGCTTTTAACCATTTATTAAATAGTAATTTAAGTTATTTTACCAATAAAAGTAGTACAGAAATATTAAGCAATATACAGTATAACTTAAATAATATAATTAAAATAACTGATCAAG
The window above is part of the Clostridium saccharoperbutylacetonicum N1-4(HMT) genome. Proteins encoded here:
- a CDS encoding GNAT family N-acetyltransferase; translation: MNKEKVIRKEIRLIVRELGLLNHNCFNSGLTLAQAHILNYLKQNGNTPFNELLINLGIDKASLSRIVSNMEAKNYLELKKSEDDKRMKDICLLPLGLATINDGDYKANTFMNEILDLGDSEDIDNIVRAFRVFRILALKNNLRKNDSRILIEKISENYMDDAIKLATEVFAHEQGIPAESIVIDADLKPIWWCARVGEDIIGVVATWKEKDKWKWGRFAIDKRLRGLGIGQRMAIYSLKEIFRQYTDELYIEAREVTVNMLIKFGCKVIGEAEDFYGEPITPILLNKELFDEHLKSYINV